In the genome of Desulfobulbaceae bacterium, one region contains:
- the glnD gene encoding [protein-PII] uridylyltransferase, whose product MHPPSRTYRQNRRWQDLYPTSRRSHPGTNRGKRRRRHLIPVHSTSEPADPANLRTRREILEVLWRQGLKGRALLEEHTHLIDTHLRQKFTACPAAAKGLSLVAVGGYGRSELFPFSDIDLLLLHQPEQEEALTTVTEAIFYPLWDAGLEVGHSVRTIDTCLSDAAEDFFFRVALLDARFIAGDKSLFDQLQSAYQERFILGQRLSFLEDMTCHRDERHRRFGLHSYRLEPHIKEIRGGLRDIQAMLWTAKVVFGLKDLCSLRDAGLLTENEHQRFEGAWEKLIEIRNRLHYISSRKNDQLYFEHQEEIAKALNYRNTKGIIAVEHFMREVHTHLQTIAATTDLFFEHVFDVLNTQPATAQTDDTQELEPGIIARKGRIRLTAPEHLADNPSFLLKIFYHAASAGLPVHHLTRKIIKANLELLNDELRSNRQMARLFINILCQDKAPQSVLESMLECGVLTAYLPEFSHLKSLAQHDIYHVFTVDLHLLQTVTILHQLASDQANIFRIITAPHMLYLAGLLHDIGKGYGVDHEHKGAELARQIGDRLGLDVHEQELLNFTVANHLFLTNTALRRDLDDAGMIKRCAERIGSLEKLALLYLISIADAMATGPTVWNDWKAALLLDLYLKIALLLEKTGEGPQDLSAGIEWIREKVLDRLSGSSPVDLTMLPDDYLLNFAPEEIADHIRESQKLRDQDLIVVPHDRDGHWSILILTRDRPGLLTKIFGVISLNNLRLLAAQIFTWPDGTVVDVINVQSVYDKSHADQDWRQFSSDLQKAINHRLGLEYRLRQKHQSSRKGSAKIQAPAKVVFDNEASDTYTIIEVYATNQPGIAYAISRTLTDFQINVFRAKIGTRSDQVVEVFYVLDCDERKITEKDVLEEIRQSLLHSAQLP is encoded by the coding sequence GTGCATCCGCCAAGCCGCACATACCGGCAAAATCGGCGATGGCAAGATCTTTATCCTACCAGTAGAAGAAGTCATCCGGGTACGAACCGGGGAAAAAGGCGTAGACGCCATCTGATCCCTGTGCACTCTACTTCCGAACCGGCGGATCCGGCCAATCTGCGAACCCGGCGCGAAATCCTGGAAGTCCTGTGGCGACAAGGGTTGAAAGGTCGAGCCCTGCTCGAAGAACACACCCATTTAATCGATACCCATCTGCGCCAAAAGTTCACCGCCTGCCCTGCCGCAGCAAAAGGATTATCCCTGGTAGCAGTCGGGGGTTACGGTCGTAGCGAACTCTTCCCTTTTTCCGACATCGACCTCCTCCTCCTGCACCAACCGGAACAAGAGGAGGCGCTGACAACAGTGACCGAGGCCATCTTCTACCCCTTGTGGGACGCAGGGCTCGAGGTCGGCCACAGCGTCCGCACCATCGACACATGTCTCTCCGACGCGGCAGAAGACTTCTTCTTTCGAGTTGCCCTGCTTGATGCTCGTTTCATCGCAGGGGACAAATCCCTTTTCGATCAGCTGCAATCCGCCTACCAGGAGCGGTTCATTCTTGGTCAGCGCTTGTCTTTTCTCGAAGACATGACCTGCCACAGGGACGAGCGGCATCGACGCTTCGGCCTGCACAGCTACCGCCTCGAACCCCACATCAAGGAGATCCGCGGCGGACTCCGTGACATCCAGGCCATGCTCTGGACAGCCAAAGTTGTCTTTGGCTTAAAAGACCTCTGCTCCCTCAGAGACGCCGGCCTGCTGACCGAAAACGAACACCAACGATTCGAGGGAGCCTGGGAAAAATTAATAGAAATCCGCAACCGCCTGCACTACATCAGCTCCCGCAAAAACGACCAGCTCTATTTCGAACATCAGGAAGAGATCGCCAAGGCCCTCAACTACCGCAACACCAAGGGAATCATAGCTGTTGAGCATTTCATGCGCGAAGTTCACACCCACCTCCAGACCATCGCCGCCACAACTGATCTGTTCTTCGAACATGTCTTTGACGTGCTGAACACGCAACCTGCCACAGCTCAGACTGATGACACTCAGGAATTAGAACCCGGCATCATTGCCCGTAAAGGCAGGATCCGACTGACAGCGCCCGAACACCTGGCCGACAACCCGTCATTCCTGCTGAAGATCTTTTATCATGCCGCAAGCGCCGGACTGCCGGTGCACCACCTGACCAGAAAGATCATTAAAGCCAATCTCGAGTTACTAAATGACGAACTTCGAAGCAACCGACAGATGGCACGACTCTTCATCAACATCCTCTGCCAGGACAAAGCTCCACAATCCGTACTCGAATCGATGCTGGAGTGCGGGGTATTAACCGCCTACCTACCTGAATTCTCCCATCTGAAATCCTTGGCTCAGCATGATATCTATCATGTCTTTACTGTCGACCTCCACCTGCTCCAGACCGTAACGATCCTCCACCAGCTTGCCAGCGACCAAGCCAATATCTTCAGGATTATCACCGCCCCGCACATGCTCTATCTTGCTGGCCTTCTTCACGATATCGGCAAGGGCTACGGAGTTGACCATGAACACAAAGGGGCCGAGCTTGCGCGTCAGATCGGCGATCGCTTAGGACTTGACGTCCACGAGCAGGAACTGCTGAATTTTACGGTAGCAAACCACCTCTTTCTGACCAACACCGCCCTTCGCCGGGATCTCGACGATGCCGGCATGATCAAACGTTGCGCAGAACGCATCGGCTCTTTGGAAAAGCTCGCCTTGCTCTACCTAATTTCCATCGCCGACGCCATGGCTACCGGACCAACAGTATGGAATGACTGGAAAGCGGCGCTGCTGCTTGATCTATACTTGAAAATTGCCTTGCTGCTGGAGAAAACAGGAGAAGGTCCTCAGGACCTGAGTGCTGGGATAGAGTGGATCAGAGAGAAGGTATTAGATCGCCTTAGCGGCAGCAGCCCTGTAGATCTGACCATGCTACCCGACGACTACCTGCTGAATTTTGCGCCGGAGGAGATTGCCGATCATATTAGAGAGAGCCAGAAACTTCGAGACCAAGACCTGATCGTCGTGCCTCACGATAGAGACGGACACTGGTCTATCCTGATCCTGACCCGCGACCGGCCTGGACTACTCACCAAAATCTTTGGGGTCATCTCTTTAAACAACCTGCGCCTGTTAGCCGCGCAAATCTTTACCTGGCCCGATGGCACAGTAGTTGACGTCATTAACGTCCAATCAGTGTACGATAAATCCCACGCCGATCAAGATTGGCGGCAGTTCAGCTCAGACCTTCAAAAGGCGATCAACCACCGTTTGGGCCTGGAGTATCGCCTCCGCCAAAAACACCAATCCAGCCGCAAAGGGTCGGCCAAAATCCAGGCCCCGGCCAAGGTGGTCTTTGACAACGAAGCCTCAGACACCTACACCATTATTGAAGTGTATGCCACCAATCAACCCGGAATCGCTTACGCCATCAGTCGAACATTGACCGATTTCCAGATCAACGTCTTTCGGGCAAAAATCGGCACCCGCTCCGACCAGGTGGTCGAAGTTTTCTACGTCCTGGATTGCGATGAAAGAAAAATCACTGAAAAAGATGTTCTCGAAGAGATCAGGCAGAGCCTGCTCCACTCCGCCCAACTCCCGTAA
- a CDS encoding P-II family nitrogen regulator has translation MKKIEAIIKPFKLDDVKEALNAKGIKGMTLTEVKGYGRQKGHKEIYRGAEYVVDFIPKVKLELIVETDHVDEIVECIRQAAHTGKIGDGKIFILPVEEVIRVRTGEKGVDAI, from the coding sequence ATGAAGAAAATCGAAGCAATCATCAAACCTTTCAAGCTGGATGATGTCAAAGAGGCATTAAACGCTAAAGGTATCAAAGGAATGACCTTGACAGAGGTCAAGGGTTATGGTCGCCAAAAAGGGCATAAGGAAATTTACCGTGGCGCCGAATATGTGGTCGACTTCATCCCCAAAGTCAAACTCGAACTGATCGTCGAAACAGACCATGTGGACGAAATCGTCGAGTGCATCCGCCAAGCCGCACATACCGGCAAAATCGGCGATGGCAAGATCTTTATCCTACCAGTAGAAGAAGTCATCCGGGTACGAACCGGGGAAAAAGGCGTAGACGCCATCTGA
- a CDS encoding ammonium transporter, which translates to MINTGDTAFILASAGLVLLMTPGLALFYGGMVSSKNVLGTFMQSLFMISVISIEWVLLGYTMSFGPDIQGIIGNLSWFGLHSVGADPSPTYATTIPQNVFMIYQCMFAIITPALITGTFAERVRFAPFVVFALAWTILVYNPVCHWIWGSGGWLAARGVLDFAGGLVVHLTSGAAALAAAIVIGPRKGFGKHSFMPHNLPMTVLGTGLLWFGWFGFNGGSALAANGIAATAFVSTHLAGMAGMAVWTLSEWVHRRKPTTLGAASGAVAGLATVTPAAGFISPIAAIAIGMIAGIACYIAVSLKNRIRLDDSLDVIGIHGVGGVIGTICLGIFASKAINPAGADGLLAGNPAFLGTQIFGVVVVGAYAFVVSWILLKIINAAMGLRVSPENEVTGLDQSEHSETAYN; encoded by the coding sequence ATGATCAACACCGGAGATACCGCCTTCATACTGGCATCAGCCGGACTGGTACTGCTGATGACTCCAGGCCTCGCCCTTTTTTACGGCGGGATGGTCAGTAGTAAAAACGTCCTGGGAACCTTCATGCAAAGCCTGTTCATGATCTCAGTTATCAGCATCGAGTGGGTCTTGCTGGGCTATACCATGTCATTTGGCCCGGACATTCAAGGGATCATCGGCAACCTGTCGTGGTTCGGACTCCACTCTGTTGGTGCAGATCCAAGTCCTACCTATGCTACCACCATCCCCCAGAACGTGTTCATGATCTACCAGTGCATGTTCGCCATCATAACGCCTGCCCTTATCACTGGTACTTTCGCCGAACGTGTTCGTTTCGCTCCCTTTGTCGTTTTTGCCCTTGCCTGGACAATCCTGGTTTACAACCCGGTTTGCCACTGGATATGGGGTTCGGGCGGATGGCTGGCGGCACGTGGCGTCCTTGATTTCGCCGGTGGCCTAGTGGTCCATCTCACCTCCGGCGCAGCTGCACTGGCTGCCGCTATAGTCATCGGCCCGCGCAAAGGGTTTGGCAAACATAGCTTCATGCCCCACAACCTTCCCATGACCGTTCTCGGCACTGGACTTCTCTGGTTCGGATGGTTTGGTTTCAACGGAGGCAGCGCTTTGGCAGCCAATGGCATTGCGGCCACAGCCTTTGTCTCTACCCACTTGGCAGGAATGGCAGGGATGGCAGTATGGACTCTTTCCGAATGGGTTCACCGCCGCAAACCCACCACCTTAGGCGCTGCCTCAGGGGCAGTGGCAGGACTTGCAACAGTCACCCCAGCAGCTGGATTTATCAGCCCGATTGCCGCGATTGCCATCGGCATGATTGCCGGCATCGCCTGCTACATTGCCGTTTCCTTAAAAAACAGAATCAGGCTGGACGATTCACTGGACGTTATCGGCATTCATGGAGTTGGCGGGGTTATCGGCACTATCTGTCTTGGCATCTTTGCCTCAAAGGCCATCAACCCGGCAGGAGCCGACGGGCTACTCGCTGGCAACCCAGCCTTTCTTGGCACCCAAATTTTTGGAGTAGTTGTTGTCGGCGCCTACGCCTTTGTGGTAAGTTGGATTCTCTTGAAAATCATCAATGCGGCCATGGGTCTGCGTGTCAGCCCAGAAAACGAAGTCACCGGTCTCGACCAGAGCGAGCACAGCGAAACAGCGTACAATTAA